A region of Salvia splendens isolate huo1 chromosome 17, SspV2, whole genome shotgun sequence DNA encodes the following proteins:
- the LOC121774332 gene encoding pentatricopeptide repeat-containing protein At5g39350-like, which produces MGKKSAWRHSSLKSHLSMFNRSLHKTSSFAAQFLSLLPFCRKSQDLKALNSILILRGLIGNQSLIDHFINHCCHLRSPDLALQPFRIIQKPSLYLLNLLIRSLCDNGLFEDVILLYKNCRNSGSSSDKYTFPFVIKSCAALRDVWFGSLMHSVTLKNGFGENLFVQTALLDFYSKIGEIRNARKVVDEIPQPDLIVWNAMISGYSVNGFDYEVIRVFRDMIIAGVKPNASTLATVFPVCSRIEADRVGVSLHGLSYKLGCIEEESLLPALISMYANCGDLLASRDIFDASTRKDVAIWNAMISAYMRNHVQENAVAVFQRMLVDEMKPDKVTFVSLLPLCESLECVGAFHSCVVKFGFKKECSIVSAFVSVYAKLGDTDSAEFLFRGTRVRSLILWNSMVSAYAGHGFYEQSLEAFRLMQADGFDPDGISVISLLKSCSQLKVAMAGKSAHAFVVRRGFDGNLNVVNALLAFYVDRSEMICSFRIFDRMALKNVVTWNTMISGCVAEGDLERAMLLFHHMREERCNFDMVTLISILPSFHVYQSSPFGSIIHGYAVRTALASDVSLGNALVSMYVNCGELDAAWLFFDDMPQKSVVSWNAMLTGYRVHGLQKVALELFRDMIKEDIQMPSYVTLLNVLPACEDVHQGKSVHGYIVRRGISLETPLVTSLMIMYARFKISKSCLILFHIGDKMSISLWNTIISANIIMEKVNTVFSFFCELLRSRIEPDEITIQNLISACLHLKNMNISNSLLAHLVKEGFDRDVALVNSLIDMYAKTGSIASARRLFDSLPHKDSVSWSIMINGYGLHGHCEDALSLYSEMRLLGLKPDRITYISVLSACSHGGSVEQGRMVLGSMIHDGVMPGTEHYSCMVDLLGRAGRLEEAYEIVKTMGHQDCSGSLLASLLGACLSHGNYELGEEVGRFLRPEDCGPYVILHNIYAAAGKWADANDVRLLLEQNQFSKAPGISVVC; this is translated from the coding sequence ATGGGAAAGAAAAGTGCATGGCGGCACTCTTCTTTGAAATCTCACCTCTCAATGTTTAACCGCTCACTTCACAAAACTTCATCTTTCGCAGCTCAATTTCTCTCCCTATTACCATTCTGCCGGAAAAGCCAAGACTTGAAGGCCTTGAATTCAATCCTAATATTGCGTGGATTAATCGGAAACCAATCTTTAATTGATCACTTCATCAACCACTGCTGCCATCTGCGTTCCCCTGATTTAGCTCTTCAGCCATTCAGAATCATCCAAAAACCGAGCCTTTACCTGCTGAATTTACTCATCCGGAGCTTATGCGACAATGGCTTGTTCGAAGATGTGATTTTACTGTACAAGAATTGTAGAAATTCTGGATCTTCCTCGGATAAATACACTTTCCCTTTTGTGATCAAATCATGCGCTGCTCTGCGCGATGTTTGGTTCGGTAGTTTGATGCATTCCGTTACTCTGAAAAATGGATTTGGGGAAAATCTGTTTGTGCAAACCGCGCTTCTTGATTTCTACTCCAAAATTGGGGAAATTCGGAATGCTCGTAAGGTGGTTGATGAAATTCCTCAACCAGACTTGATCGTTTGGAATGCGATGATTTCTGGGTATTCTGTTAATGGCTTTGATTATGAGGTGATTAGGGTTTTCAGGGACATGATTATCGCTGGTGTGAAGCCGAATGCTAGCACGCTCGCGACTGTTTTTCCAGTCTGCTCACGCATCGAAGCTGATCGTGTTGGTGTCAGTCTTCATGGATTGTCTTACAAACTTGGCTGCATAGAGGAGGAATCTTTACTACCTGCTTTAATCTCAATGTATGCTAATTGTGGGGATTTGTTGGCTTCTAGAGATATTTTTGATGCTTCAACAAGAAAAGATGTTGCAATTTGGAATGCTATGATATCTGCTTACATGCGAAATCATGTTCAAGAAAATGCTGTTGCTGTGTTTCAGAGAATGCTCGTTGATGAGATGAAGCCGGATAAGGTGACATTTGTGTCTTTGCTCCCCCTATGTGAGAGTCTTGAGTGTGTGGGGGCTTTCCATAGTTGTGTGGTTAAGTTCGGATTCAAGAAAGAATGCTCTATCGTCTCAGCTTTTGTGTCCGTATATGCCAAATTAGGGGATACGGATTCAGCTGAGTTCCTTTTTCGTGGCACAAGAGTAAGGAGCCTAATATTGTGGAATTCAATGGTTTCAGCCTATGCTGGCCATGGCTTTTATGAGCAGAGTTTAGAGGCATTTCGTCTCATGCAGGCTGATGGCTTTGATCCGGATGGAATCTCGGTTATTAGCCTCCTCAAGTCGTGCTCTCAGCTCAAGGTGGCCATGGCTGGAAAATCTGCACATGCTTTTGTTGTTAGGAGGGGTTTTGATGGGAATCTCAATGTGGTGAACGCGTTGTTGGCATTTTACGTTGATAGGTCTGAGATGATATGCTCTTTCAGGATATTCGATAGGATGGCTCTAAAAAATGTTGTCACTTGGAACACGATGATTTCTGGATGTGTAGCCGAGGGAGATTTAGAGAGAGCAATGCTTTTATTCCATCACATGAGGGAAGAACGATGCAACTTTGACATGGTTACCTTGATAAGCATCCTTCCCTCTTTCCATGTGTATCAAAGCTCACCTTTTGGTTCTATTATTCATGGCTATGCTGTCCGAACTGCTCTGGCAAGCGATGTTTCCTTAGGTAATGCTCTTGTGAGCATGTATGTCAATTGTGGAGAGCTTGATGCTGCATGGCTGTTCTTCGATGATATGCCACAGAAAAGTGTTGTCTCTTGGAATGCTATGCTAACTGGCTATCGTGTTCATGGCTTGCAAAAGGTGGCCCTTGAATTGTTTAGGGATATGATAAAGGAGGATATTCAAATGCCGAGTTATGTAACTTTGTTGAACGTGTTGCCTGCGTGTGAGGACGTTCATCAAGGTAAATCAGTCCATGGTTATATCGTTAGGAGAGGGATTTCACTCGAAACTCCTCTTGTTACATCTCTTATGATCATGTATGCTAGATTCAAGATCTCAAAATCTTGCTTGATTCTGTTTCATATTGGAGATAAGATGAGTATTTCTTTATGGAATACCATTATATCTGCAAATATAATAATGGAGAAGGTTAATACCGTGTTTTCCTTCTTCTGTGAGCTGCTCCGTAGCAGGATAGAGCCAGATGAGATCACAATCCAGAACCTCATCTCAGCTTGTCTCCACCTCAAGAACATGAACATCTCAAACTCACTATTGGCTCATCTTGTAAAAGAAGGGTTTGACAGAGATGTGGCACTTGTCAACTCCTTGATTGATATGTATGCAAAAACCGGGAGCATCGCTTCAGCTAGGAGGCTCTTCGACTCGCTACCACACAAGGACAGCGTCTCCTGGAGCATAATGATAAATGGGTACGGACTGCACGGCCATTGCGAGGATGCTCTGAGTCTCTACTCGGAGATGAGGCTTCTAGGTTTGAAACCCGATAGAATTACATATATAAGCGTTTTATCAGCTTGTAGTCATGGTGGTAGCGTTGAGCAAGGTAGGATGGTGTTGGGCAGTATGATACACGATGGGGTTATGCCAGGGACGGAGCATTACTCGTGCATGGTGGATCTTCTAGGTAGGGCCGGGCGCTTGGAGGAGGCGTATGAGATTGTGAAGACTATGGGGCATCAGGATTGTAGTGGAAGCCTGCTAGCATCTTTACTAGGTGCTTGTCTAAGTCATGGAAATTATGAGCTTGGGGAGGAAGTAGGAAGGTTTCTTCGCCCCGAAGATTGTGGACCGTACGTGATCCTCCACAATATCTATGCAGCTGCAGGGAAGTGGGCAGACGCTAACGATGTGAGGCTGCTGCTGGAACAGAACCAGTTCAGTAAAGCTCCTGGCATCAGTGTGGTGTGTTAA